The Verrucomicrobiia bacterium DNA window CGTGCGCGGCCTGATTGAGATTCATGAAATCCATGTCAATCGTGGCCCACGGAATGTCGCGATTGTGCTGGGTGTGCAGATGCGCCACCGGCTTGCGGAGCTGTTTGAGGCCGTTGATCCACATCTTGGACGGCGAGAACGTGTGGCACCAGGTGATGAGGCCGATGCAGTTGGGCGCGTTGTTGGCGGCCTGGCACACGGCGGTGACATCGTCAGGCGACGTCATGACGGACTTGAAGACGACCTTGACCGGAATGGCGCGGGCGGCATTGAGCGCCTGAGCCACTTCACGCGAGTGCACGGCGACTTGTTTGAGGGCCTGGGGACCGTAGAGGTGCTGACTTCCGGTCACGAACCACACTTCGAGCTGCTTGAGTTTGAGCATAGATCTTAAAAGATTTGGCACGCCAATCAGGGTGCGGGGCTGGCGTGAAAAGTCAGCATGACGGCAAACCGGGCAGGCGTCGAGATATTTCTTGCGTTAGTTAAGTAATGCAGGTAACAGTGCGCCCATCAGCGCATTTTTTCAGCCCGGTCGGCGACGCACCCCGACGTCCGCGCGATGGAGGCTGGATTTGTGGCGCTCGTTACGATAAGGAGTCGGGTGACTCCAATGGCGGCTGCGACTGACGCACTCGCGTTTCAACCTATAAAAGCGACGACCAACAAACATGAAGACACATTTGCCAAGAAAGTCTGTCCCGCTCCTGTTCAGCGCCGGTCTGGGCCTCGCCCTGCTGGCCGGATGCGCCTCTCACAAGTGCTGTTGCAGCACTGGCGCAGATGCCATCACCAAGGCGCCGTTCGGCACGGCGGACGGGCAGGAGGTGGACCTCTACACCTTGAGCAACAAGCGGGGCGCCGTGGCCACCATCATGAACTACGGCGGCATCGTCACTTCGCTGAAGGTGCCGGACGAGAACGGCAACCTGGTGGACGTCGTGCTGGGCTATGACAATCTCGACGGCTACCTGACCAACAGCCCCTATTTCGGCGCACTGATTGGCCGCTACGGCAACCGCATCGCGAAGGGGAAGTTCACCCTCGACGGCGTGGCCTACAGCCTCGCGACGAACAATTACCCGAACGCGCTGCACGGCGGCGTCAAGGGCTTCGACAAGCGCGTCTGGACCGCCACCCCCATGGAAACCAAGGACGGCCCGGCCTTGAAGCTCACTTATCACAGCGCGGACATGGAGGAAGGGTATCCCGGCAACCTGAACGTGACCGCCGTTTACACGTTGACGGACGACAATGCGCTCAAGCTCGTCTTCACCGCCACCACGGACAAGGACACCATCGTCAACCTGACGCATCACTCGTATTGGAATCTGAGCGGCCGCGGGGACATTTTGGACCACCTCGTTTACATCAACGCGGACAAGTTCACGCCGGTCGATGCCACACTGATTCCCACCGGCGAACTGCGTCCGGTCCAAGGCACGCCGTTCGACTTCACCAAGCCCACGGCCATCGGCGCCCGCATCAACGCCGATGACCCGCAGATCAAATATGGCCCGGGCTACGACCACAACTGGGTGGTCAACCAGAAGAAGCCCGGCCAGCTCACGCTGGACGCCCGCGTGACCAGCCCCGACAGCGGCATCACCATGGAGGTTTATTCCACCGAGCCGTGCCTGCAGTTTTATGCCGGCAACTTCCTCGACGGCACCATCACCGGCAAAGGCGGGCGCGTTTACAATTTCCGCAACGCCTTCTGCATGGAGCCACAGCACGCGCCGGATTCACCGAACGAGCCAAGCTGGCCGTCGGTCGTGCTCAAGCCCGGCCAGACGTATCACAACACCATCATCTACAAGTTCACGGCCCGGAAATAACCCCAAACCTGAAACCTCATGAATAGCTTCCTCATGCCCATGCTGGCGGTCGGTCAGTCCCAAGCCACCCTCACCGGGCTGGATTGGGCGGCGATCGCCGCCTATTTTGGCATCCTCCTCTGTGTTGCGTGGTGGGTGGTCAGCAAGAACAGGGATACGGCCGCTGATTACTTCCTCGCCGGGCGCAACCTGGGGTGGTGGGTCATCGGCGCATCCATCTTTGCGTCCAACATCGGCTCCGAGCACATCGTTGGCCTCGCCGGATCCGGCGCGAAAAACGGGGTGGCGCTCGCCCATTACGAACTGCATGCCTGGTGTCTCCTCGTGCTCGCCTGGGTGTTTGTGCCGTTCTACGCCCGCTCGATGGTTTTCACGATGCCGGAGTTCCTGGAGAAACGATTCTCCACCAAATCCCGTTACGTCCTCTCCATCGTTTCAATCGTGACGTTCATCGTCTCGAAAATCGCGGTCGGAATTTTTGCCGGCGGCGTCGTATTTGGCACTCTCTTGCCGGAAGTGCATATCGGCAACATTGGTAGCTTCTGGATTGGTTCCATCTCCGTCATCCTGCTCACCGGTATCTACACGATGATCGGTGGTATGCGCGCCGTGGCATATACGGATGCCGTTCAGGTGATCGTGCTCATCGGTGGCTCGGCGCTGCTCACCTTCTACGGTTTGAGCACTCTTGGCGGTGGTGAAGGCATTTCCCACGGCTGGAGTGAAATGCGCAGGCTTTGCGGTTCAGACATGCTCAACCTTTGGAAACCGCTCGTTCCCGCCGGTCAGCTTTCAACCTGGTCCCCGGTAATTGATAAGGATGCCGCCGGAAATATTGTGAAGCAGGCCTGGTATTTCAACAGCAACTTCCCCTGGCTCGGCATGGCCATCTGTGCGCCGGTTATCGGTCTCTGGTATTGGTGCACCGACCAATATATCGTTCAACGCGCACTCGGCGCTCCGAACCAAAAGGTCGCCCGCGAAGGCAGCATCTTTGCCGCATTCCTGAAGTTGTTCCCCGTTTATTTGTTCATCATCCCCGGCCTGATTTGCTATGCGCTGGTTAAAAGCGGCACGGTTCCCACTCTCACGGCGGCGTTTAATGATCCCACGGGCGAAGGGTCGCAAGGTGCCTTTCCCATGATGGTGAAGTATCTCTTGCCAGCCGGATTGCGCGGGATTGTGGTGGCGGGCCTGCTTTCCGCGTTGATGGGATCGCTCGCCGGTGTGTTCAATGCCTGCTCGACCCTCTTCACGGTGGACATCTATGAAAAACTCCGCCCGAAAGCGTCGCAAAGCGAAATCGTCCGCATGGGCCGTATTGCCACGGCAATTATGATCGCCATCGCGATTGCCTGGCTGCCGGTCGTAAAGGGCGCCAAGGGCCTTTACGATTATCTGCAATCGGTCCAAGGCTACCTGGCGCCGCCTATTTTTGTGGTGTTCTTTTTCGGCGTGTTCTGGAAGCGGCTTAATGCGAAAGGTTGTTTGTGGTCCATGATCATCGGTTTCGTCGTCGGCATGTTCCGCATGCTGGTGGATACGCCGGTAACCATGTCTCAGGGGAAGTTTACTTATGCGGAAGGCTCGTTCCTCTGGATTATTAACAACATCAACTTCCAGTATTTCAGCATTCTCATCACCATCATTTCGGCCATCGTCATGGTGGTGGTCAGCTACCTGACCCCGCCGCCGGATGAAGCCCAAATCAGGGGCCTGACCTTTGCCACCGCCACGGCCGAGGACAAGGCTGCAACCCGAGCAAGCTGGGATTGGAAGGATGTCACAGCGTCCTGCATCATCATGGTGTGCATCACCTTTGCCTACCTTTATTTCCGAGGTTAATCATTTAGCCGCATCACCCCCGCAGCTCACTGCTGCGGGGGTGTTTTTTTTGCAACGGCAGCCGGGCGGGCGGGCGGCATGCTGTTGACTCACCGCTGCGCCCGCCCTTGGCGCCCCTTGTTCAAGCGGTGGCAAACTTGCGCCGGCCATCGGCCGGCACCAACAAACGGTCCACACCCGCCGCAACCAGCCCGGCGATGCGGCGATGGGGCGCGCCTTCGCACACCACCTCACCAAATCGGCCCCACAGCGAACCCTGGCGGATGCCATCGGCCAGATGCTCGAGCACGCGCGGCGGCATTTCAGCCAGACTGCCCGTCACAACCACGCGCCGAATGCCGAGCACGTTTAGCGCACCCGCAATGACGCTCGCCGCCGCATCGAGGCTTTCCGCCAGCCACGGACGGATGCCCTGGGTTTGCACATGCTCGAGCAACGCAGCCCATTCCTCGGGCTGGCCGCGGTTGGCCTCGACGAAGCTGCGCAAGAGCCCCGCGCGCGAGAGCTTGGTTTCCAGGCAGCCCGTGGCGCCGCAACCGCACTGGCGATGGTTGCCCGGAATGGGCGTGTGACCGAACTCGCTGTTCAAGGGGAGCGGACTGTGAAACAACCGGCCACCCTCGATGATTGCGCCGCCGACGCCGTGCCCAAAATCCACGAGCAAAAAATTCTGACTCTGAGAGCCGCCATAAAGATGCCCCAGCGCGGCAGCCCGGTTTTCCTGCACCAAAATCACCGGCACGTCCCACACCTGGCTGATCAGCGCGGCGAGGTCGGCCTTTTCGGTCCAGTGCAGATTGGGCGAAAAAATCACGCGGCCGGCCTTTTCGTCCACGATGCCCGGCGTGCTCACGAGCACGCCCCACAGGTCGTCGGCGGTCAGCTTGCGCGCCACTGCATGGGCCTGCCGCAGCCAGCCGTGGGCGGAGTCCGTGGTGGGACGCGTCAAATCCCAACGGTCCTGCACCGGAGCCCCCACGGGCACGAGCGCGAAGCTCGTTTCCACCACATCGAATTGAATCGCCAGAAACCGTGGCTGGGTGGCGTCCAGATGCACCATGCGGCCCGGCCGGCCCGCACGGTCGCGCGGCGCACCGTTGTCCTCCACTTCCCGGGCCACCCCCAGTTCGATCAGTTCATCAATGATTTTGCCACAGGTGGGCTGGCTGATGCCGGCGGCTTTGGCGAGCTGCGCGCGCGACGCGGCGCCGGTGCGCATCAACAGCCACAACAACGTCCGCTCATTGCTGCGGCGTAAGGAAGAAGGGAGCGCCCGTGTTTTGGTGTCCACCATGGAAAAGCCTTTGCTAACCGGCAGGATAGTTTTTCGTCCCCGGGGGCAAAGCACAATTTTGCCCGTGAAATCCAATAAAAAAACGCCGCGAGCGAACCCGCGGCGTTTTGGGGAAAGGCGATTTCGGGCTACTTCTTTTTGAAAATATCCGTGACGCTCTTCAACGTCTTGCTGGCCTCGCCCGCCGCCTTCCCGGCCGTGTCACCGGCAGTGCCCAATGCCTCTTTGCCCAGCTTGCCCACCTCTTCGGCCAGAACAGGAGCAATCTTGCCGGTCAATTCGGACATCACGCGTTTGATGAGGTCGCCCGCCGTGATCCCGTCTGGTCCGGTGCCCAGATCGGTCAGCTTGATGTCGGGAATCACCAGCGGAATGGTTTTCCCGCCCAAACCCGGCGGCGCGTAATTGACCTTCGCGCCGGTGAGGATGAATTCATCGACCTCCAGCTTCTTGGACGGCTGGCTGGCGGCGGTCGCATTGGTCGTCGTGCTGCTGCCGCCGGTCGCGGCTTCCACGTTGTCCAGAATCTTGGTCAGGTTGTTGTTCTTCGGCCCGCCCTCAATGGTGATTTCAGGCGACTCCACCACGATGGACTTGATCACGATTTTGTCCGACAGCAACGAGCCGGGCTGGAGGGAAAGGCTCGCACTGCCGAGCTTGATGGCGGTGGGCGCCTTGTAGCCGGCGGGATTGCCGACTTCCAAACCCTTGATTTTACCGCCGCCGCTCAGCAATGAAACCGAAACGCTGTCGAGCTTGATGGATACCTGGGTCAGTTTTGGCCCAAACGTCTCCACGCCCTTTTTGATGCCACTATCGAGGAACAGGCCGATGGCCACCACGGCGACCACCAGCAGCACCACGATCACCACGACAATTCGAAGAAGCCACTTTTTCATGAGCGACAAATAAACCCGAACCCCGCTTCAAGCCAGCAGTTTTCACCATAACGCCAAACCACGCTCGGCAGCGCAACGCCAGCGCGAACCGCATAGCGCCTGGCCGCACGGCAAAAGATACGCTCAGCTTTTTTACGGCCTGGCTGCGGCCGGCTAATACTTTTGCGAACTTCTTGCACACCGCCCCTGGCGCAACTCCTTGGGTCTGACCGAGAAGTTGACCAACTGCCCGCCAGACGCCGGTAGCGTGGCAATTGTCACCAGGAATCGACACTTGCACACCGGTGCTTCAACCGTATTTTTACGGAGCTTTTCCGGAGGATTCTCTGGGCACGGAGTTTCTTCGGATAGGCACCATAATCATGACCACGACGACAAAACAACCGTCAGCCTGCGGCCGCACGCGCCTTGACCGGCTCGGGCAGCCGTCCGGGTCGGTTGTCGTCCCGGTCACCAAGATTTTTCACCCTTTCCCGGTCTTGACCACGTTCGGACGCATTGCGAATCCAGCCGCGTTGGTGCCAGGCGAAGGTTACCAACACAACGGACGCAATGATGACTAGCCAACGGAACCGCGCCACCTCCTTCCGGCTGTTGATCGGCCTCACCTTGGGCCTCGCGGCGGTGATGCTGTCTCCCTGCGCCCGGGCGGAAAAGTCACTGACGCTCGCGTGGAACCCCAGCCCGGACGTGGGCGTGACCGGCTACTATCTTTATACGCGCGAGGAAAATGCTCTCACGCCCACGAAGACAGACATCGGCCTCAACACCCAGGCCAGCGTCTCGGGGCTCAAGGAAGGTTTGAAATACACGTTCACCGTGACGGCGTATAACGCGTTCGGCTTGGAAAGCGCGCCCTCGAACGAAGCGGTATTTACCGTGCCGGTTCCCTTGCAACTGCGGTCACCAACCTCGCCCACGAGCGCCCGCTCCGTCCGCTTTCCGGCGGCCCCAGGGCGGTGGTATGAATTACAAGCCTCAACCGATCTCCAAACGTGGAACACCATCTGGCAGACCGGCGTGGCCAACACCTATTCGTGGGTGGAGTTCCAAGATCTCCAAAGCCCGAAGTTCCAAAGCCGCTTCTACCGGCTGAAAGTCCACTGACCGCGCCTCGGCCGCGTTACGCGTGGGAACGCAAAACGGCCTGCACCCATTCCTGGTGGCCGAGATACCATTTCACCGTTTCGCGGATGCCGCGCTCGAACGTGTAGGCGGGTGACCAGCCGAGATCGCGCTGCAGCTTCGCGGAATCAATGGCGTAACGACGGTCGTGCCCCGGACGGTCCTTCACAAACGTGATCAACTGGCGCGAATCGCCGCCCAGTTGCGGCGCCAGTTCGTCCACCAGGTCGCAAATCAGCTCCACGATGCGAAGGTTGGGCCATTCGTTGTTGCCGCCGATGTTGTAGGTGTCGCCATTCTTGCCCGCGGTCAACACCCGCCACAGCGCGGCGGCATGATCCTCAACATAAAGCCAGTCGCGCACGTTCATGCCATCGCCGTAAACGGGAATGTTCTTCCGCGTCAGTGCGCTCTGAATGACAACGGGGATGAGCTTCTCCGGAAACTGGTAGGGCCCGTAGTTGTTGGAGCAATTTGTGATGACGGCCGGCAATCCGTAGGTGTGATGGTAGGCACGCACCAGCATGTCGCTGGAGGCCTTGCTGGCGGAATACGGCGAATTGGGTGCGTAAGGCGTCGTCTCGGTGAAGTAGCCGGTTGCCCCCAGCGAGCCATAAACTTCGTCGGTCGAAACGTGATGGAACCGCACGTCCGAACTGCCGGCCCGGGCAGGCAGCCAGGCTTCCCGACACGCCTCCAGCAAATGGAACGTGCCCACGATGTTGGTGTGAATGAAATCTCCCGGCCCCGTGATGGAACGGTCCACGTGGCTTTCCGCGGCCAGGTGCAGCACGTGCGTGATCTGGTGGCGCTGCACGACGTCGCGCACCGCCGCCTTGTCCCGCAGATCCACCCGCTCAAAGCGGTAGCGCGGATGCTGCGTGAAATCCGCCAGGTTCTCCAGCCGGCCGGCGTAGGTCAGGCAGTCCAGGTTGACCAGCACGGTGATTTCCGGCCGGTCAATGATGTGGCGGATCAAATTCGAGCCGATGAAACCGGCGCCGCCCGTGACAAGTAGGTTCATGCAATGATCAAAAGTTCAACGTCCCGCCCATTCAGCAAGATTCGAGCGCCAACTGCAACGCTGCATCCCAGTCTGGCAGACGAATTCCAAACGTCTGCTGCAACAGCGCGCAGTCCAGCACGGAGTTCGCCGGCCGTTTCGCGGGGGTTGGATATTCCGTGGTGGGAATGGCCATCACCTCGCGGGCCCGCCGTTGTTCCGCCGGCATGAGTTCGACAATGCGGCTGGCAAAGCCGTGCCACGTTGTCTCCCCCGCACAGGCGAGATGATACGTCCCGCCCGCGCCTTCCCAGCGCGGGCTGGTCAGCAGCCCATGCGCGATGG harbors:
- a CDS encoding aldose epimerase family protein: MKTHLPRKSVPLLFSAGLGLALLAGCASHKCCCSTGADAITKAPFGTADGQEVDLYTLSNKRGAVATIMNYGGIVTSLKVPDENGNLVDVVLGYDNLDGYLTNSPYFGALIGRYGNRIAKGKFTLDGVAYSLATNNYPNALHGGVKGFDKRVWTATPMETKDGPALKLTYHSADMEEGYPGNLNVTAVYTLTDDNALKLVFTATTDKDTIVNLTHHSYWNLSGRGDILDHLVYINADKFTPVDATLIPTGELRPVQGTPFDFTKPTAIGARINADDPQIKYGPGYDHNWVVNQKKPGQLTLDARVTSPDSGITMEVYSTEPCLQFYAGNFLDGTITGKGGRVYNFRNAFCMEPQHAPDSPNEPSWPSVVLKPGQTYHNTIIYKFTARK
- a CDS encoding sodium:solute symporter, giving the protein MNSFLMPMLAVGQSQATLTGLDWAAIAAYFGILLCVAWWVVSKNRDTAADYFLAGRNLGWWVIGASIFASNIGSEHIVGLAGSGAKNGVALAHYELHAWCLLVLAWVFVPFYARSMVFTMPEFLEKRFSTKSRYVLSIVSIVTFIVSKIAVGIFAGGVVFGTLLPEVHIGNIGSFWIGSISVILLTGIYTMIGGMRAVAYTDAVQVIVLIGGSALLTFYGLSTLGGGEGISHGWSEMRRLCGSDMLNLWKPLVPAGQLSTWSPVIDKDAAGNIVKQAWYFNSNFPWLGMAICAPVIGLWYWCTDQYIVQRALGAPNQKVAREGSIFAAFLKLFPVYLFIIPGLICYALVKSGTVPTLTAAFNDPTGEGSQGAFPMMVKYLLPAGLRGIVVAGLLSALMGSLAGVFNACSTLFTVDIYEKLRPKASQSEIVRMGRIATAIMIAIAIAWLPVVKGAKGLYDYLQSVQGYLAPPIFVVFFFGVFWKRLNAKGCLWSMIIGFVVGMFRMLVDTPVTMSQGKFTYAEGSFLWIINNINFQYFSILITIISAIVMVVVSYLTPPPDEAQIRGLTFATATAEDKAATRASWDWKDVTASCIIMVCITFAYLYFRG
- a CDS encoding ROK family transcriptional regulator, which codes for MVDTKTRALPSSLRRSNERTLLWLLMRTGAASRAQLAKAAGISQPTCGKIIDELIELGVAREVEDNGAPRDRAGRPGRMVHLDATQPRFLAIQFDVVETSFALVPVGAPVQDRWDLTRPTTDSAHGWLRQAHAVARKLTADDLWGVLVSTPGIVDEKAGRVIFSPNLHWTEKADLAALISQVWDVPVILVQENRAAALGHLYGGSQSQNFLLVDFGHGVGGAIIEGGRLFHSPLPLNSEFGHTPIPGNHRQCGCGATGCLETKLSRAGLLRSFVEANRGQPEEWAALLEHVQTQGIRPWLAESLDAAASVIAGALNVLGIRRVVVTGSLAEMPPRVLEHLADGIRQGSLWGRFGEVVCEGAPHRRIAGLVAAGVDRLLVPADGRRKFATA
- a CDS encoding AsmA family protein, encoding MKKWLLRIVVVIVVLLVVAVVAIGLFLDSGIKKGVETFGPKLTQVSIKLDSVSVSLLSGGGKIKGLEVGNPAGYKAPTAIKLGSASLSLQPGSLLSDKIVIKSIVVESPEITIEGGPKNNNLTKILDNVEAATGGSSTTTNATAASQPSKKLEVDEFILTGAKVNYAPPGLGGKTIPLVIPDIKLTDLGTGPDGITAGDLIKRVMSELTGKIAPVLAEEVGKLGKEALGTAGDTAGKAAGEASKTLKSVTDIFKKK
- a CDS encoding fibronectin type III domain-containing protein translates to MMTSQRNRATSFRLLIGLTLGLAAVMLSPCARAEKSLTLAWNPSPDVGVTGYYLYTREENALTPTKTDIGLNTQASVSGLKEGLKYTFTVTAYNAFGLESAPSNEAVFTVPVPLQLRSPTSPTSARSVRFPAAPGRWYELQASTDLQTWNTIWQTGVANTYSWVEFQDLQSPKFQSRFYRLKVH
- the rfbB gene encoding dTDP-glucose 4,6-dehydratase: MNLLVTGGAGFIGSNLIRHIIDRPEITVLVNLDCLTYAGRLENLADFTQHPRYRFERVDLRDKAAVRDVVQRHQITHVLHLAAESHVDRSITGPGDFIHTNIVGTFHLLEACREAWLPARAGSSDVRFHHVSTDEVYGSLGATGYFTETTPYAPNSPYSASKASSDMLVRAYHHTYGLPAVITNCSNNYGPYQFPEKLIPVVIQSALTRKNIPVYGDGMNVRDWLYVEDHAAALWRVLTAGKNGDTYNIGGNNEWPNLRIVELICDLVDELAPQLGGDSRQLITFVKDRPGHDRRYAIDSAKLQRDLGWSPAYTFERGIRETVKWYLGHQEWVQAVLRSHA